The following proteins are co-located in the Salvelinus fontinalis isolate EN_2023a chromosome 29, ASM2944872v1, whole genome shotgun sequence genome:
- the LOC129827309 gene encoding uncharacterized protein LOC129827309, whose translation MPLQPSPVWLSTDLNVTKRCIMYKLLVLENARNTLDKQLRHLTEEANVDVRRFLSAPHPISVLDILVRSLDAKCYAIEELSTAFKNLTTDPQFSVPASTRQLNSLLQPALSRDRGIRTSSDVLKCGPMLQNVLMAGSITKAVQMLGALLSLQKLKLFCSSSSSQDEDFQKDQVFICSISSSSSSKVAKLPIPSSSTSVAGLNLTKDDGIFISKEKTPQQPTTTTVTTTQIKENSRITQTPGATDLGLPVPGELLSGFSNPANQMTALAPPPLDPGSDTRVQHQKQTSSQLVQFLRTNCRNEPSMELTAFFQYTTSDSTAPATTSDPTTETKHAQEIKNVLETKNLSVLKKELFSELPDNQLNQYAPVFTVKRVESGGSLIFSCIIATKTELWDIGDVFTEATRSGPSSDVITTSENKMSAASLQCQSVEISNTTLHPPAPSIHSLRIKEGHVTGEVQDDINTISRTPELQRFQNCCSFVTPGNQCLNIPEFQIRKFEETAVVVSHVVHPGNFYIQQADATLQLEDLNTDGLAELKCIPDIGTYVVAWFPQQESWCRAQVAKICGMSGDINEVEVEVRRLDYGDTSCLSLCNIKEFSAEMTSLPLQAIQVSLANVRPVDVCGWTQQAVDWFRDMVDNRTMYGRIYPQGERRNTMVELFMEKGKLGSMRRGASLSLRLAQNGHAKHDKLRNLGIKRSSAQERTKKCQSAWNKYLISCYTQNKK comes from the exons ATGCCGCTGCAGCCGAGTCCTGTGTGGCTTTCCACCGACCTCAATGTCACCAAAAGATGTATCATGTACAAACTGCTCGTCTTGGAGAACGCCAGgaacacactggacaaacaacTACGACATTTAACCGAAGAG GCCAACGTGGATGTCCGGCGCTTCCTGAGCGCGCCTCATCCTATCAGTGTGCTGGACATCCTCGTCAGGTCTTTGGATGCTAAATGTTATGCCATTGAGGAACTTTCAACTGCATTCAAAAACCTGACGACCG ATCCACAATTCAGTGTCCCAGCTTCCACCAGACAGCTAAACAGCCTGTTGCAGCCAGCGCTATCCAGAGACCGAGGCATCAGGACATCGTCAGACGTGCTGAAGTGTGGTCCCATGCTGCAGAACGTCCTCATGGCCGGCTCCATCACCAAGGCAGTGCAGATGCTGGGAGCCTTGCTGTCCCTACAGAAACTCAAACTCttctgctcctcttcctcctctcaagATGAGGACTTCCAGAAGGACCAGGTCTTTATATGcagcatctcctcctcctcctccagcaaaGTGGCAAAGCTCCCAATCCCCAGCTCCTCAACCAGCGTAGCCGGTCTGAATCTGACCAAAGACGATGGGATCTTTATCTCCAAGGAGAAGACACCGCAGCAGCCGACTACAACCACGGTTACAACCACTCAAATCAAAGAGAACAGTCGAATCACACAAACACCTGGAGCAACAGATCTAGGTCTACCTGTCCCAGGTGAGCTCCTCTCAGGGTTCAGTAACCCAGCCAACCAGATGACAGCCCTGGCTCCTCCCCCTCTAGATCCAGGAAGTGACACCAGAGTACAGCACCAGAAGCAAACTTCCTCTCAGCTCGTGCAATTCCTGCGAACCAACTGCAGGAACGAGCCATCCATGGAGTTGACTGCTTTCTTCCAGTACACCACCTCTGATTCCACCGCCCCGGCAACGACCTCTGACCCCACCACGGAAACCAAGCATGCCCAGGAAATTAAGAATGTTCTAGAAACGAAGAACCTCAGTGTCCTGAAGAAGGAGCTGTTCTCAGAGCTGCCGGATAACCAGCTGAACCAATAT GCCCCGGTGTTCACAGTAAAGCGTGTGGAGTCTGGAGGCTCTCTGATCTTCAGCTGTATCATTGCCACCAAGACAGAGCTCTGGGATATAGGAGACGTCTTTACCGAGGCGACAAGGAGCGGCCCTTCCTCTGACGTCATCACCACCTCAGAGAACAAGATGTCTGCCGCTAGTCTCCAGTGTCAGAGTGTAGAGATCTCTAACACGACCCTCCACCCCCCAGCTCCATCCATCCACAGCCTACGGATCAAAGAGGGACATGTGACGGGGGAGGTTCAGGACGATATCAACACCATCAGTCGGACGCCAGAACTCCAGAGATTCCAGAACTGTTGTTCCTTTGTTACCCCGGGCAACCAGTGTCTGAACATTCCAGAGTTCCAGATCCGTAAGTTTGAGGAGACGGCAGTAGTGGTGAGTCACGTGGTGCATCCTGGGAACTTCTACATCCAACAGGCCGACGCCACCCTCCAGCTGGAGGACCTCAACACTGA TGGTTTAGCAGAGCTGAAGTGTATTCCAGACATCGGGACCTACGTCGTGGCTTGGTTCCCCCAACAGGAGAGCTGGTGTCGGGCACAGGTGGCCAAGATATGTGGCATGAGTGGAG aCATCaatgaggtggaggtggaggtgaggaGGCTGGATTACGGAgacacttcctgtctgtctctatgtaacATCAAGGAATTCAGTGCTGAGATGACATCACTTCCTCTACAGGCCATACAGGTCTCCCTGGCTAAT GTGCGCCCAGTGGACGTGTGTGGCTGGACCCAGCAGGCAGTAGATTGGTTCAGAGACATGGTGGACAACAGGACGATGTACGGACGGATCTACCCTCAGGGAGAGAGACGCAACACCATGGTGGAACTCTTCATGGAGAAGGGAAAACTGGGGtccatgag
- the LOC129827308 gene encoding trypsin inhibitor ClTI-1-like, with product MTAHLHNGIMWNFTRLTLALLCVAVLARGASLPDGTTEADCSQYNLPMCPRNYEPVCGSDGSSYANECMLCFENMEQKSNVHIRSKGEC from the exons ATGACTGCCCACCTTCACAACGGAATAATGTGGAACTTTACACGGCTGACTCTCGCCCTTCTCTGTGTTGCCG TTTTGGCACGGGGAGCGAGTCTCCCTGACGGCACCACAGAG GCTGACTGTTCCCAGTACAACTTGCCCATGTGCCCCCGCAACTACGAGCCAGTGTGTGGAAGCGACGGCAGCAGCTACGCTAACGAATGCATGCTGTGCTTTGAAAACAT GGAGCAGAAGAGTAACGTTCACATCAGGAGTAAAGGAGAGTGCTGA